A single window of Pseudomonas marginalis DNA harbors:
- a CDS encoding class I SAM-dependent methyltransferase — MDPRSEVLLRQAELFQGNLLLVGLPADDLLGRLPNAHGWCWHAGDQAALDARFPERSQFGVNAPEREFDAAVIFLPKSKDLTDYLLNAVAARLPGAELFLVGEKKGGIESAARQMAPYGKPRKLDSARHCQLWQITVANAPQAVELESLAQVFDVPLAEGPLKVVSLPGVFSHGRLDRGTELLLEHLDKLPSGHLLDFGCGAGVLGAAVKRRYPHNSVTMLDVDAFAAASSRLTLAANGLEADVLTGDGIDAAPMGLNAILSNPPFHVGVHTDYFATENLLRKAAKHLAKGGELRLVANSFLKYQPLIEEHLGVCAVKAEGNGFRIYRAKRS, encoded by the coding sequence ATGGATCCGCGCAGTGAAGTACTGCTTCGTCAGGCCGAACTTTTTCAAGGCAACCTGCTGCTGGTGGGTTTGCCCGCCGACGACCTGCTGGGTCGCCTGCCCAACGCCCACGGCTGGTGCTGGCATGCCGGCGACCAGGCGGCGCTCGACGCGCGCTTCCCGGAGCGCAGCCAGTTTGGGGTGAATGCGCCCGAGCGCGAGTTCGATGCGGCGGTGATCTTCCTGCCCAAGTCCAAGGACCTCACCGATTACCTGCTCAACGCAGTGGCAGCGCGACTGCCCGGCGCCGAGCTGTTCCTGGTAGGCGAGAAAAAAGGCGGTATCGAAAGCGCCGCCAGGCAAATGGCCCCGTATGGCAAACCGCGCAAGCTCGACAGCGCGCGGCATTGCCAGCTGTGGCAAATCACCGTGGCCAACGCCCCGCAAGCGGTCGAGCTGGAAAGCCTGGCGCAGGTGTTCGATGTGCCGCTGGCCGAAGGCCCGCTCAAGGTGGTGAGCCTGCCGGGTGTATTCAGCCACGGCCGTCTGGATCGCGGCACCGAGCTGTTGCTGGAACACTTGGACAAACTGCCGAGCGGCCATTTGCTCGACTTCGGTTGCGGCGCCGGCGTGTTGGGGGCGGCGGTCAAACGTCGCTACCCGCACAACAGCGTAACGATGCTGGATGTGGATGCTTTCGCCGCCGCCAGCAGTCGCCTGACCCTGGCCGCCAACGGGCTGGAAGCCGATGTGCTGACCGGTGATGGCATTGACGCTGCGCCGATGGGGTTGAATGCAATCTTGAGCAACCCACCGTTCCATGTCGGCGTGCACACCGACTATTTCGCCACGGAGAACCTGCTGCGAAAAGCGGCGAAACACCTGGCAAAAGGTGGCGAACTTCGCCTGGTGGCTAACAGCTTCCTGAAGTACCAGCCGTTGATCGAAGAGCATCTGGGCGTGTGTGCGGTCAAGGCCGAAGGCAATGGTTTTCGCATCTACCGTGCCAAACGCAGCTGA
- a CDS encoding fatty acid--CoA ligase, whose translation MLQTRVIPPAEGAYQYPLLIKRLLMSGTRYEKTREIVYRDKLRYTYPTLIERVARLANVLTEAGVKAGDTVAVMDWDSHRYLECMFAIPMIGAVIHTINVRLSPEQILYTMNHAEDRFVLVNSEFVGLYQAIAGQLTTVDKTLLLTDGEAKTAELPNLVGEYETLLAAASPKYDFQDFDEHSVATTFYTTGTTGNPKGVYFTHRQLVLHTIGVATIMGSVDSVRLLGTNDVYMPITPMFHVHAWGLPYVATMLGLKQVYPGRYDPEYLVELWRKEKVTFSHCVPTILQMVLNAKAAQGVDFGGWKIVIGGSALNRTLYEAAKARGIQLTAAYGMSETGPLVSCAHLNEELMAGTEDERISYRIKAGVPGPLVEAAIMDAEGNFLPADGESQGELVLRAPWLTEGYYNEPQKGAELWAGGWMHTGDVATLDAFGVIDIRDRIKDVIKTGGEWISSLALEDLVSRHPAVREVAVVGIADPQWGERPFALLVVRDGHEIGARELKEHLKPFVELGHLSKWAIPSQIAVVTEIPKTSVGKLDKKRIRIDIIEWQANNSTFLSTL comes from the coding sequence ATGTTGCAGACCCGTGTTATTCCGCCCGCCGAAGGTGCGTATCAATACCCGCTGTTGATCAAGCGCCTGTTGATGTCCGGTACCCGTTACGAGAAGACCCGGGAAATTGTCTATCGCGACAAGCTGCGCTACACCTACCCGACCTTGATCGAGCGCGTCGCGCGCCTGGCCAACGTGCTCACCGAAGCCGGGGTCAAGGCCGGTGACACTGTGGCGGTGATGGATTGGGACAGTCATCGTTACCTGGAATGCATGTTCGCCATCCCGATGATCGGTGCGGTGATCCACACCATCAATGTGCGCCTGTCGCCGGAACAGATTCTCTACACCATGAACCACGCCGAGGACCGCTTCGTGCTGGTCAACAGCGAGTTCGTGGGGCTCTACCAGGCCATTGCCGGGCAGCTCACCACCGTGGACAAGACGCTGCTGCTCACCGACGGCGAAGCCAAGACCGCCGAGTTGCCCAACCTGGTCGGTGAGTATGAAACCCTGCTGGCCGCCGCCAGCCCGAAGTACGATTTCCAGGACTTCGACGAACACTCCGTCGCCACCACCTTCTACACCACCGGCACCACCGGCAACCCCAAGGGCGTGTACTTCACCCATCGCCAACTGGTGCTGCACACCATCGGCGTGGCGACCATCATGGGCAGCGTCGACAGTGTGCGCCTGCTGGGCACCAACGACGTGTACATGCCGATCACGCCGATGTTCCACGTGCATGCCTGGGGCCTGCCGTATGTGGCGACCATGCTTGGCCTGAAGCAGGTCTACCCCGGCCGCTACGACCCGGAATACCTGGTAGAGCTGTGGCGCAAGGAGAAGGTCACCTTTTCCCACTGCGTGCCGACCATCCTGCAAATGGTGCTCAACGCCAAGGCTGCCCAAGGCGTCGATTTTGGCGGCTGGAAAATCGTCATCGGCGGCAGCGCCCTCAACCGTACGCTGTATGAGGCGGCGAAGGCCCGTGGGATTCAACTGACCGCCGCGTACGGCATGTCCGAGACCGGCCCGCTGGTGTCCTGCGCCCACCTCAACGAAGAACTGATGGCCGGCACCGAGGACGAGCGCATCAGCTACCGCATCAAGGCCGGCGTGCCCGGGCCGTTGGTGGAAGCGGCGATCATGGACGCCGAGGGCAATTTCCTGCCCGCCGACGGCGAGTCCCAGGGTGAGTTGGTGCTGCGCGCGCCGTGGCTGACCGAGGGGTATTACAACGAGCCGCAGAAGGGCGCCGAGCTGTGGGCGGGTGGCTGGATGCACACCGGCGACGTGGCCACCCTCGATGCATTTGGGGTGATCGATATTCGCGACCGCATCAAGGACGTGATCAAGACCGGCGGCGAGTGGATCTCCTCCCTGGCCCTCGAAGACCTGGTCAGCCGTCACCCGGCGGTACGCGAAGTAGCGGTGGTGGGCATCGCCGACCCGCAGTGGGGCGAGCGCCCGTTTGCGTTGCTGGTGGTGCGTGATGGCCATGAGATTGGGGCCCGCGAGCTCAAGGAACACCTCAAGCCTTTTGTCGAACTGGGCCATCTGAGCAAGTGGGCGATTCCGAGCCAGATCGCCGTTGTTACGGAAATTCCCAAGACCAGTGTCGGCAAGCTCGACAAAAAACGTATCCGTATTGACATCATTGAATGGCAGGCCAACAACAGCACCTTCCTGTCCACCCTCTGA
- a CDS encoding TMEM165/GDT1 family protein: MLDSLLVPTAIVALAEIGDKTQLLALILAARFRKPWPIIAGIVAATLANHAAAGAVGAWFGSFFSDAVLHWILAASFCATALWTLVPDKLDDDEASTTRKFGPFLTTLIAFFLAEIGDKTQIATVMLAAQYPELWLVIIGTTLGMLIANVPVVLAGNFAAEKLPLTLIRRLAATAFFVLAIVAVYKAMQSSGWI, translated from the coding sequence ATGCTGGATTCATTGCTCGTTCCTACCGCAATCGTTGCCTTGGCCGAAATCGGCGACAAGACGCAACTGCTCGCGCTCATCCTTGCTGCACGCTTTCGCAAGCCCTGGCCGATCATCGCCGGCATCGTCGCTGCAACCCTGGCCAACCATGCGGCCGCCGGTGCCGTGGGGGCCTGGTTCGGGAGTTTCTTCTCGGATGCGGTATTGCACTGGATTCTCGCGGCCAGCTTCTGCGCCACCGCGCTGTGGACCCTGGTGCCAGACAAACTCGACGACGACGAAGCCAGCACCACGCGCAAGTTCGGGCCGTTCCTGACCACGCTGATTGCATTCTTCCTGGCGGAAATCGGGGACAAGACCCAGATCGCCACGGTGATGCTCGCGGCGCAGTACCCGGAACTGTGGCTGGTGATTATCGGCACCACCCTGGGCATGTTGATTGCCAACGTGCCGGTGGTTCTGGCGGGGAATTTTGCGGCGGAGAAACTGCCGCTGACATTGATTCGCCGATTGGCGGCTACAGCGTTCTTTGTCCTGGCGATTGTGGCGGTGTACAAGGCCATGCAGAGCAGTGGCTGGATCTAA
- a CDS encoding putative signal transducing protein, which produces MQRIYEPENLMEGELLQQMLASEGIEAHLVGRHLLGGTGELPIFGLLGLEVDNDRAAEARELITAYIGAQPLPGDEPDSFPDVLVC; this is translated from the coding sequence ATGCAGCGAATCTACGAACCGGAAAACCTGATGGAAGGCGAGTTGCTGCAGCAAATGCTCGCCAGCGAGGGCATCGAGGCGCACCTGGTAGGGCGCCATTTGCTCGGCGGCACGGGGGAGTTGCCGATCTTCGGCCTGCTGGGGCTGGAAGTGGACAACGACCGGGCGGCTGAAGCCCGCGAGCTGATTACCGCCTATATCGGTGCGCAACCCCTGCCCGGCGACGAACCCGACAGCTTCCCCGACGTATTGGTCTGTTAG
- the mqo gene encoding malate dehydrogenase (quinone) produces MAHNEAVDVVLVGAGIMSATLAVLLKELDPGLKLEVVELMDSGAAESSNPWNNAGTGHAGLCELNYTPQAADGSIDIKKAVHINTQFEVSKQFWAYLTRKGTFGSSKSFISPVPHLSFVQGEKGVEFLRKRFETLSQHHAFSDMHYTEDRSEMAEWMPLMMPGRPLDEKIAATRVMNGTDVNFGALTNQLLTHLTSSPDAQVKYSKRVTGLKRNGAGWTVSIKDVNSGNSREVDAKFVFLGAGGAALPLLQASGIEESKGFGGFPVSGQWLRCDNPEVVKHHQAKVYSQAAVGSPPMSVPHLDTRVVDGKKSLLFGPYAGFTTKFLKHGSFLDLPLSVRAGNIGPMLAVARDNMDLTKYLVSEVMQSMEQRLESLRRFYPEAKAEDWRLEVAGQRVQIIKKDPKKGGVLQFGTELVAAKDGSLAALLGASPGASVTVSIMLELIERCFPQKTAGEWATKLHEIFPAREKVLETNAELYRKINTQNNISLELVESAAETGRSELAREDR; encoded by the coding sequence ATGGCGCATAACGAAGCAGTCGACGTAGTACTGGTAGGGGCCGGCATCATGAGTGCCACCCTGGCCGTACTGCTCAAAGAGCTCGACCCCGGCCTCAAGCTGGAAGTCGTTGAGCTGATGGACTCGGGTGCCGCGGAAAGTTCCAACCCGTGGAACAACGCCGGTACCGGTCACGCCGGGCTGTGTGAGCTGAACTACACGCCCCAGGCCGCCGATGGCTCCATCGACATCAAGAAAGCCGTGCACATCAACACCCAGTTCGAGGTGTCGAAGCAGTTCTGGGCCTACCTGACCAGGAAGGGCACCTTTGGCTCGTCCAAGTCCTTTATCAGCCCGGTGCCGCACCTGAGCTTCGTGCAGGGCGAAAAAGGCGTGGAGTTCCTCAGGAAGCGCTTTGAAACCCTCAGCCAGCACCATGCGTTCTCGGACATGCACTACACCGAAGACCGCAGCGAAATGGCCGAGTGGATGCCGCTGATGATGCCGGGGCGCCCGCTCGACGAAAAAATCGCGGCCACCCGTGTGATGAACGGCACCGACGTCAACTTCGGCGCCCTGACCAACCAGTTGCTCACTCACCTGACCAGCTCCCCGGACGCTCAGGTCAAGTACAGCAAGCGCGTGACCGGCCTCAAGCGTAACGGCGCAGGCTGGACCGTGAGCATCAAGGACGTCAACAGCGGCAACAGCCGCGAAGTGGACGCCAAGTTCGTGTTCCTCGGCGCCGGTGGCGCGGCCCTGCCGCTGCTGCAGGCCTCGGGTATCGAAGAAAGCAAAGGGTTTGGCGGTTTCCCGGTCAGCGGCCAGTGGCTGCGTTGCGACAACCCGGAAGTGGTCAAGCACCACCAGGCCAAGGTCTACAGCCAGGCCGCCGTGGGCTCGCCGCCGATGTCCGTGCCGCACCTGGACACCCGCGTAGTCGACGGCAAGAAATCCCTGCTGTTCGGGCCCTACGCCGGCTTCACCACCAAGTTCCTCAAGCACGGCTCGTTCCTCGACCTGCCGCTGTCGGTTCGCGCCGGCAACATTGGCCCGATGCTGGCCGTGGCCCGCGACAACATGGACCTGACCAAGTACCTGGTCAGCGAAGTGATGCAGTCCATGGAGCAGCGCCTGGAATCCCTGCGTCGCTTCTACCCCGAAGCGAAAGCCGAAGACTGGCGCCTGGAAGTGGCCGGCCAACGGGTGCAGATCATCAAGAAAGACCCGAAGAAAGGCGGCGTGCTGCAATTTGGCACCGAGCTGGTCGCGGCTAAAGATGGCTCACTGGCAGCACTGCTGGGTGCGTCCCCAGGCGCTTCGGTGACCGTGTCGATCATGCTGGAACTGATCGAGCGGTGCTTCCCGCAGAAAACTGCCGGTGAGTGGGCGACCAAGCTGCACGAGATCTTCCCGGCACGGGAGAAGGTCCTGGAGACTAATGCCGAGCTGTATCGCAAGATCAATACGCAGAACAACATCAGCCTCGAACTGGTTGAATCTGCCGCCGAGACCGGTAGGAGCGAGCTTGCTCGCGAAGATCGTTAA
- a CDS encoding SOS response-associated peptidase: protein MCGRYALFRWNPTFAALPGFPTDQQAQWNISPNDSVLIQRLNDGQRTLARARWGLTPPWLTDLSRTPAHARAETLAEQPMFREAFRQRRCLLPANGFYEWRGTQRKRPYWLTPGEGSTLFFAAIWEAYPVQEQVWLSTAVVTQAAQNQRRPLILDGAGQAAWLDPETPLHVLQGLLASEPVPLRERVLANMVNDPKLNGPECLTPA, encoded by the coding sequence ATGTGTGGACGTTATGCCCTGTTTCGCTGGAACCCTACCTTTGCTGCCCTGCCGGGCTTTCCGACCGACCAGCAGGCCCAGTGGAACATCTCCCCGAATGATTCGGTGCTGATCCAGCGCCTAAATGACGGCCAGCGCACCCTGGCACGGGCGCGCTGGGGCCTGACGCCGCCCTGGCTGACTGACCTTTCCCGCACCCCGGCCCATGCCCGTGCCGAAACCCTGGCCGAGCAACCGATGTTTCGCGAAGCATTTCGCCAGCGCCGTTGCCTGCTGCCCGCCAACGGCTTTTACGAATGGCGCGGCACCCAGCGCAAGCGTCCGTACTGGTTGACGCCGGGGGAGGGCTCGACCCTGTTTTTTGCAGCGATCTGGGAGGCGTACCCGGTGCAGGAGCAGGTGTGGCTGAGTACGGCAGTGGTGACCCAGGCCGCCCAGAATCAGCGCCGGCCGTTGATTCTGGACGGGGCGGGTCAGGCCGCCTGGCTCGATCCCGAGACGCCCTTGCATGTGTTGCAAGGCTTGCTGGCCAGTGAGCCGGTCCCATTGCGTGAGCGAGTCCTGGCCAACATGGTCAATGATCCCAAGCTCAACGGGCCGGAGTGCCTGACCCCGGCCTGA
- a CDS encoding YajG family lipoprotein: MLQRLLFGLITVTSLTLVGCANSPQQLTPEPKITTQLAPVGHGQPVSVRVVDGRPSPTLGSRGGLYPETALVSVNAQDVLPKLQAQAEAAVRLLGFTPSPNAPGAPQLTITLAELKYQSPKDGLYVTEASIGATFKSDVTAGTRRYSGRYGASLNQRFGMSPNQETNTRLVSDVLSDALTRLFKDPSIGSLLSSQ; the protein is encoded by the coding sequence ATGTTGCAACGCCTGTTGTTCGGTTTGATCACTGTGACCAGCTTGACCCTGGTTGGCTGCGCCAACAGCCCGCAGCAACTGACCCCGGAACCGAAAATCACCACGCAGCTGGCCCCGGTGGGCCATGGCCAGCCGGTGTCGGTACGGGTGGTGGACGGTCGTCCGTCGCCGACACTCGGTTCGCGCGGTGGCCTGTACCCGGAAACCGCCCTGGTGTCGGTGAACGCTCAAGACGTGCTGCCCAAGCTGCAAGCCCAGGCGGAAGCGGCCGTGCGCCTGCTGGGTTTCACCCCCAGCCCCAACGCGCCGGGCGCTCCGCAGTTGACGATCACCCTGGCCGAGTTGAAGTATCAGTCGCCTAAAGACGGTCTTTACGTGACCGAGGCGTCCATTGGCGCCACCTTCAAGTCCGACGTCACCGCCGGCACCCGTCGCTACAGCGGCCGTTACGGTGCGTCGCTGAACCAGCGCTTCGGCATGTCGCCTAACCAGGAAACCAACACCAGGCTGGTCAGCGACGTCCTGAGCGATGCCTTGACCCGCCTGTTCAAGGACCCAAGCATCGGTTCATTGCTCAGCTCGCAGTAA
- a CDS encoding CPXCG motif-containing cysteine-rich protein, which translates to MLETALYDCPYCGEAVETAVDLSGGDQTYIEDCQVCCRPIIFNLQVHGEEWMLETRSENE; encoded by the coding sequence ATGCTGGAAACTGCTCTGTACGATTGTCCTTATTGTGGTGAGGCGGTAGAGACCGCGGTGGATTTATCCGGCGGTGATCAGACATACATCGAGGACTGTCAGGTGTGTTGCCGACCGATCATTTTCAACCTGCAGGTCCATGGTGAAGAGTGGATGCTCGAAACCCGCAGTGAAAACGAATAA
- a CDS encoding 1-acyl-sn-glycerol-3-phosphate acyltransferase — protein MGEFDTIRPYNDSEVPAVLARLFSDKAFLDILTHFRFPRFAGALGWLLKPMIARKLRREFAGVTTVATLQDKVEYYVDHTIDRATDGVTYTGVEQLKSGTAYLFLANHRDIVMDPAFVNYAVYHAGLPTPRIAIGDNLLQKPFVSDLMRLNKSFIVHRSITGRKEKMAAFNLLSAYINHSIRNDCQSIWIAQAEGRAKDGDDRTESAILKMFHVSRKDEPFAEVIQSLNLTPVSISYEYDPCDAAKARELYIRATTGTYVKAQGEDDVSIALGITGYKGRVHINFAPPITERFEDTKVLAVEMDRQILGGYRLFPVHYLAYAQWSDADPQLQVPKAADVFPADELAKAKAEWERRLNDCPAEHRPFLVVQYATPVRNQYRVKAGIPL, from the coding sequence ATGGGCGAATTCGATACCATCCGACCTTACAACGACAGCGAAGTCCCGGCAGTGCTGGCCCGGCTGTTCAGTGACAAGGCCTTTCTGGACATCCTGACCCACTTCCGCTTCCCGCGCTTTGCCGGCGCCCTGGGCTGGCTGCTCAAGCCGATGATCGCGCGCAAACTGCGCCGCGAGTTCGCCGGTGTCACCACCGTGGCCACGCTTCAGGACAAAGTCGAGTATTACGTCGACCACACCATTGACCGGGCGACCGACGGCGTGACCTACACCGGCGTCGAACAGCTCAAATCCGGCACCGCCTACCTGTTCCTGGCCAACCACCGCGACATCGTGATGGACCCGGCCTTCGTCAACTATGCCGTCTACCACGCCGGCCTGCCGACGCCACGCATCGCCATCGGCGATAACCTGCTGCAAAAGCCGTTTGTCAGTGACCTGATGCGCCTGAACAAGAGCTTCATCGTGCACCGTTCGATCACCGGGCGAAAGGAGAAGATGGCGGCGTTCAACCTGCTGTCGGCCTATATCAACCATTCGATCCGCAACGACTGCCAGTCGATCTGGATCGCCCAGGCCGAAGGCCGCGCCAAGGACGGGGATGACCGCACCGAGTCGGCGATCCTCAAGATGTTCCATGTCAGCCGCAAGGACGAGCCGTTTGCCGAAGTGATCCAGTCACTCAACCTGACGCCGGTGTCCATCAGCTACGAGTACGACCCGTGCGATGCCGCCAAGGCCCGCGAACTGTATATCCGCGCCACCACCGGCACCTACGTCAAGGCGCAAGGCGAGGATGACGTCAGCATTGCGCTGGGCATCACCGGCTACAAAGGCCGCGTACATATCAACTTCGCGCCGCCGATTACCGAGCGTTTCGAAGACACCAAGGTCCTGGCCGTGGAAATGGATCGGCAGATTCTCGGCGGCTACCGGCTGTTCCCTGTGCACTACCTGGCGTACGCCCAGTGGAGCGATGCCGACCCGCAGTTGCAGGTGCCGAAGGCGGCCGACGTGTTCCCGGCCGATGAACTGGCCAAGGCGAAGGCGGAGTGGGAGCGGCGCCTGAACGACTGCCCGGCCGAGCACCGGCCTTTCCTGGTGGTGCAATACGCGACGCCAGTGCGCAATCAGTATCGGGTCAAGGCTGGAATCCCGCTGTAA
- a CDS encoding 2-hydroxyacid dehydrogenase — protein sequence MTNNRRAVFLDHPSLDLGDLDLSELRDSFSDLQLLTGTTPQNVVERLQGAQVAISNKIPLNSETLGACPELKLILVSATGTNNIDLEAARAHGITVSNCQGYGTPSVAQHTIMLLLNLATRLQDYQRDVSAGKWQEAKQFCLLDHPIVELEGKTLGLLGHGELGSAVARLAEAFGMRVLLGAIPGRPARADRVPLDELLAQVDALTLHCPLNEHTRDFIGARELALLKPGAFIVNTARGGLINEQALADALRSGHLGGAATDVLSVEPPVNGNPLLAGNIPRLIVTPHNAWGSREARQRIVGQLAENARGFFSGAPLRVVS from the coding sequence ATGACGAACAATCGCCGCGCCGTCTTCCTTGATCACCCGTCCCTGGATCTGGGCGACCTCGATCTCAGCGAGTTGCGAGACAGTTTCAGCGACTTGCAGTTGTTGACAGGCACCACGCCGCAGAATGTGGTCGAGCGCCTGCAAGGCGCGCAGGTGGCGATCAGTAACAAAATCCCGCTCAACAGCGAGACCCTGGGGGCCTGCCCGGAACTCAAGTTGATCCTGGTATCGGCCACCGGCACCAACAACATCGACCTGGAAGCCGCCCGCGCCCATGGCATCACCGTGAGCAACTGCCAGGGCTACGGCACACCGTCGGTGGCGCAGCACACGATCATGCTGTTGCTCAACCTGGCGACGCGGCTGCAGGACTATCAGCGCGATGTGAGCGCCGGCAAATGGCAAGAGGCCAAGCAGTTCTGCCTGCTGGACCACCCGATTGTCGAGCTGGAAGGCAAGACCCTCGGCCTGCTGGGCCATGGCGAATTGGGCAGTGCCGTGGCGCGCCTGGCCGAAGCCTTCGGGATGCGCGTGCTACTCGGCGCGATTCCCGGGCGCCCCGCCCGTGCCGACCGCGTGCCGCTGGATGAATTGCTCGCGCAGGTGGACGCACTCACCTTGCACTGCCCGCTCAATGAACACACCCGCGACTTTATCGGCGCCCGTGAACTGGCGCTGCTCAAGCCCGGCGCGTTTATCGTCAACACCGCGCGCGGTGGCTTGATCAACGAGCAGGCCCTGGCCGATGCCTTGCGCAGCGGCCACCTGGGCGGCGCAGCGACCGACGTGCTGAGTGTTGAGCCACCGGTCAATGGCAACCCGCTGCTGGCCGGCAATATTCCTCGACTGATCGTCACACCCCACAACGCCTGGGGCAGTCGCGAAGCGCGGCAGCGTATCGTCGGCCAACTGGCGGAAAACGCCCGGGGCTTTTTCAGCGGCGCCCCGCTGCGTGTCGTCAGTTGA
- a CDS encoding LysE family translocator produces MYAAEFLTVALIHLLAVASPGPDFAVVVRESVTHGRRAGTWTALGVGSAIFLHVGYSLLGIGLIVSQSIVLFNALKWAAAAYLLYIGFKALRAKPAKPAVEGELHREAGERTPRGAFTAGFVTNGLNPKATLFFLSLFTVVINPHTPLAIQAGYGVYLAVATALWFCLVAMLFSQQRVRAGFARMGHWFDRTMGAVLIAIGVKLAFTSAK; encoded by the coding sequence ATGTACGCCGCCGAGTTTTTGACCGTAGCCCTGATTCACCTGTTGGCGGTGGCCAGCCCCGGCCCGGATTTCGCGGTGGTGGTGCGTGAGAGCGTGACCCACGGCCGCCGCGCCGGAACCTGGACTGCGTTGGGCGTGGGCTCGGCGATTTTCCTGCACGTGGGCTATTCGTTGCTTGGCATCGGCCTGATCGTGTCCCAGTCCATCGTGTTGTTCAACGCACTGAAATGGGCCGCCGCCGCCTACCTGCTGTACATCGGCTTCAAGGCCCTGCGCGCCAAACCGGCCAAGCCTGCCGTCGAGGGCGAGTTGCACCGCGAAGCGGGCGAGCGTACCCCGCGTGGCGCGTTTACCGCAGGCTTCGTCACCAACGGCCTGAACCCCAAGGCGACGTTGTTCTTCCTGTCGCTGTTCACCGTGGTGATCAACCCGCACACACCGCTGGCGATCCAGGCCGGCTACGGCGTGTACCTGGCGGTGGCGACGGCGTTGTGGTTCTGCCTGGTGGCGATGTTGTTCAGCCAGCAGCGCGTGCGCGCCGGGTTTGCACGGATGGGGCATTGGTTTGATCGGACCATGGGAGCAGTGTTGATTGCGATTGGGGTGAAGTTGGCGTTTACCAGCGCGAAATAA
- a CDS encoding M48 family metallopeptidase, which translates to MKKSLAVSVLAAGVLLAGCQSVNTTSGGAVGVERKQYMFSMLSSQEVDQMYAQSYQQTLGEASSKGQLDKTSANAKRVQAIANRLIAQAPTFRPDAAQWKWEVNLIKSDEMNANCGPGGKIFVYSALIDNLKLTDDELAAVMGHEIAHALREHGREAMSKAYGIEMAKQGAGALFGLGQDSLALADTVANYGMTLPNSRSNENEADLIGLELAARAGYNPNAAITLWNKMAKASEGAPPEFMSTHPASDSRIASLQAAIPKVMPLYQQAKKS; encoded by the coding sequence ATGAAGAAATCATTGGCCGTAAGTGTATTGGCGGCAGGCGTGTTGCTGGCCGGGTGTCAGTCGGTCAACACCACCAGCGGCGGCGCGGTCGGGGTTGAGCGCAAGCAATATATGTTCAGCATGCTGTCGAGCCAGGAAGTCGACCAGATGTATGCCCAGTCCTACCAGCAGACCCTGGGCGAGGCCAGCAGCAAAGGCCAGTTGGACAAGACCAGCGCCAATGCCAAGCGCGTGCAGGCGATCGCCAATCGCCTGATCGCCCAGGCGCCGACCTTCCGCCCGGATGCGGCGCAGTGGAAGTGGGAAGTGAACCTGATCAAGAGCGATGAGATGAACGCCAACTGCGGGCCTGGCGGCAAGATCTTCGTGTACAGCGCGTTGATCGACAACCTCAAGCTCACCGACGATGAACTGGCCGCGGTGATGGGCCATGAAATCGCCCACGCCTTGCGTGAGCATGGCCGCGAAGCCATGTCCAAGGCCTACGGCATCGAGATGGCCAAGCAGGGCGCCGGTGCGTTGTTCGGCCTGGGCCAGGACAGCCTGGCGCTGGCCGATACCGTGGCCAACTACGGCATGACCTTGCCCAACAGCCGCAGCAATGAAAACGAAGCGGACCTGATCGGCCTGGAACTGGCGGCCCGTGCCGGCTACAACCCGAACGCGGCGATCACGCTGTGGAACAAGATGGCCAAGGCTTCGGAAGGCGCACCGCCGGAGTTCATGAGCACTCACCCGGCTTCCGACAGCCGGATCGCCTCGTTGCAGGCAGCGATTCCGAAGGTGATGCCGCTCTACCAGCAGGCCAAGAAGTCCTGA
- a CDS encoding PA4642 family protein, with product MRKDKKQVIGDEIGDDQIKLFLDFEPVDATSPSLHKLIKAYRGLRIDDFERFLVFFKAAGLDLDGKDEHGQTFVDLIKDQRNAADYIELIDNARG from the coding sequence ATGCGTAAAGATAAGAAACAGGTGATTGGTGACGAGATCGGCGACGACCAGATCAAGTTGTTCCTGGACTTCGAGCCGGTTGACGCGACTTCCCCGTCCCTGCACAAACTGATCAAGGCCTACCGTGGCCTGCGTATCGACGACTTCGAACGCTTCCTGGTTTTCTTCAAGGCGGCCGGTTTGGACCTGGATGGCAAGGATGAGCACGGCCAGACCTTTGTCGACCTGATCAAGGACCAGCGCAACGCCGCCGACTATATCGAGCTGATCGACAACGCCCGCGGCTGA